A window of Photobacterium sp. GJ3 contains these coding sequences:
- the zwf gene encoding glucose-6-phosphate dehydrogenase, producing the protein MVIPENSDIVIFGASGDLTYRKLIPALYHLYVNQMLPSDFSILGVSRTAHGDEEYREKVRASLLKTEKTDPEKLAAFCQHVGYQAINTLDCDDYGKLQQRLEEKAAQSVAPRNTLFYLATPPSLYDVIPASLAAHGLNDESNGWKRLIIEKPFGYDLETAQELDKKLHQHFRENQIFRIDHYLGKETVQNLLVFRFANGMFEPLWNRNFIDSVEITAAEFLGVEERGGYYDNAGAVRDMLQNHLLQVLAMVAMEPPSAINGNAMRDEVAKVLNSLQPLSEEDLRKNLVLGQYTASEWRGKELAGYREEPGVAEDSRTETYVGLKAFINNWRWNGVPFYIRTGKRLPTRVTEVVIHFKKTPHPVFGKDAPDNKLVLRIQPDEGILMNFALKRPGAGFNTQEVAMDFRYNELEDSNVLTAYERLLLDAMSGDSTLFARSDAVEACWRYVQPILSFNQDPHALFGYACGTWGPKEADELLARDDRQWRFPCSNLTDTEYCEL; encoded by the coding sequence ATGGTCATACCTGAAAACAGCGATATCGTTATTTTTGGTGCCTCTGGCGATCTAACCTATCGCAAGCTTATCCCAGCGCTGTATCATCTGTATGTCAATCAGATGTTACCATCTGATTTCTCTATCCTCGGCGTCAGCCGAACGGCTCATGGTGATGAGGAATACAGAGAGAAAGTTCGGGCTTCTTTACTGAAAACGGAGAAGACGGACCCTGAGAAACTGGCGGCATTTTGTCAGCATGTTGGATATCAGGCCATCAATACGCTCGATTGTGATGACTATGGTAAGCTGCAACAACGACTTGAAGAAAAAGCTGCTCAATCTGTTGCCCCTCGAAATACCCTCTTTTACCTCGCGACGCCTCCAAGTCTGTATGATGTGATTCCAGCCAGTTTGGCTGCACATGGTCTGAATGATGAAAGCAACGGCTGGAAGCGACTGATCATTGAAAAGCCATTTGGTTATGATCTGGAAACCGCTCAGGAGCTGGACAAAAAGCTGCATCAGCATTTCAGAGAAAATCAGATTTTCCGTATCGACCATTACCTGGGTAAAGAAACCGTCCAGAATCTGCTGGTTTTCCGGTTTGCCAACGGGATGTTTGAACCCCTGTGGAACCGCAATTTTATTGATTCGGTAGAAATCACCGCGGCAGAGTTTCTGGGCGTTGAAGAGCGCGGGGGGTACTACGATAACGCAGGCGCCGTTCGCGACATGCTGCAGAACCATTTGCTGCAGGTTCTGGCGATGGTCGCGATGGAGCCACCTTCTGCGATCAATGGTAATGCGATGCGCGATGAAGTGGCAAAAGTTCTGAACAGCCTGCAACCGCTGTCAGAGGAAGACCTGCGCAAGAACCTGGTGCTGGGTCAGTACACCGCATCGGAATGGCGTGGCAAAGAGCTGGCCGGTTATCGCGAAGAGCCTGGCGTTGCAGAAGATTCCCGGACAGAGACTTATGTCGGTCTGAAAGCATTTATCAATAACTGGCGCTGGAATGGTGTCCCGTTTTACATCCGAACCGGTAAGCGTCTGCCAACCCGTGTCACAGAAGTGGTCATTCACTTCAAGAAAACACCGCATCCTGTCTTTGGCAAAGATGCGCCGGACAATAAGCTGGTGCTGCGTATCCAGCCAGATGAAGGCATCCTGATGAACTTCGCCCTGAAACGTCCAGGTGCCGGGTTCAACACGCAGGAAGTTGCGATGGATTTCCGTTATAACGAACTGGAAGACAGCAACGTTCTGACGGCTTATGAGCGCTTACTGCTGGATGCGATGAGTGGGGATTCTACGCTCTTTGCGCGCAGTGACGCGGTTGAAGCGTGCTGGCGATACGTGCAGCCAATTCTGTCTTTTAATCAGGATCCGCATGCGCTGTTTGGCTACGCTTGTGGTACCTGGGGACCGAAAGAAGCCGATGAGCTGCTGGCCCGGGACGACCGCCAATGGCGTTTCCCGTGTTCAAACCTGACTGATACTGAATATTGCGAGTTGTAA
- the pgl gene encoding 6-phosphogluconolactonase, with product MTELKIHNSAEEVVTSLADDLMAISQQGKAVHVSLSGGSTPKQLFSALAKTPYAEGVNWNNLHFWWGDERCVAPDDAESNYGCAQALLFDHVAIPAENIHRIRGEDDPQAEAQRFADEMLAVIPTENGLPVFDWILLGVGDDGHTASLFPGQTNYDEPALSLVAPHPQSGQLRVSKSARVLEAAKRISYLVIGAGKTDIVEEIHTQSADSLPYPAAKIQARQGKTEWYLDAVAASKLAIGE from the coding sequence ATGACTGAACTGAAAATCCACAACAGCGCGGAAGAGGTTGTTACAAGTCTGGCTGATGATCTGATGGCGATCAGCCAGCAGGGCAAAGCGGTTCATGTGTCTCTGTCTGGTGGCAGTACGCCGAAACAACTCTTTTCTGCGCTGGCGAAAACGCCATATGCGGAAGGTGTGAACTGGAATAATCTGCATTTCTGGTGGGGCGACGAGCGTTGCGTTGCACCGGATGATGCTGAAAGCAACTATGGCTGTGCGCAAGCACTGTTGTTTGACCATGTTGCGATTCCGGCGGAGAACATTCACCGGATCCGTGGTGAAGACGACCCACAGGCTGAAGCACAGCGCTTCGCCGACGAAATGCTGGCTGTGATTCCAACCGAGAACGGCCTGCCAGTGTTTGACTGGATCCTGCTGGGCGTGGGCGATGATGGCCACACGGCGTCACTGTTTCCGGGACAAACCAACTATGATGAGCCGGCCCTGAGCCTTGTGGCCCCTCATCCTCAAAGCGGTCAGCTGCGTGTCAGTAAATCAGCCCGTGTGCTGGAAGCCGCGAAACGTATCTCATATTTGGTTATCGGTGCGGGGAAAACCGACATTGTGGAAGAAATCCACACGCAATCCGCCGATAGCCTGCCTTACCCAGCCGCCAAAATTCAGGCGCGTCAGGGGAAGACAGAATGGTATTTGGATGCAGTAGCAGCCAGTAAGTTAGCGATTGGAGAATAA